In Segatella copri, the DNA window ACAATCCTTAATACGGTAGAAATCATTTACTCTGCGCTCGGTTGAAAAAGCATCCTGCGGCTCTATATATCCCCATAGTGTAGAAACGATGAGGTCTGTATCATCCGAAAGATGTATTACTGCATTATAATAGCATTTGATATTGTGCCGAATTTCCATGCACCATCCATCATGGAGTTGCCCCAAGTCATAACCCAAATAAAACTCATGATTACCTGGTATTACTATTACTTCCTTGAAATTCTCTGAAGCCCAATCCCAGAATGGATGCTTGACAAAGCCTTCATCATCTAAATAGCCAGTATCTCCAGCTAACACCAGGATGTCAGCAACTGGCTGAAGAGGATGAGTCTCCAAATACAGGGTATTCTCCATGAATTCCAAATGCAAATCTGAAGCATATTGTATCTTAACCATGACTACAACATTGATTTCTT includes these proteins:
- a CDS encoding metallophosphoesterase — encoded protein: MVKIQYASDLHLEFMENTLYLETHPLQPVADILVLAGDTGYLDDEGFVKHPFWDWASENFKEVIVIPGNHEFYLGYDLGQLHDGWCMEIRHNIKCYYNAVIHLSDDTDLIVSTLWGYIEPQDAFSTERRVNDFYRIKDCGVVINSERFNQEHAKCRAFIEKAVSESQAKHIVVATHHVPSFQLVSPDFKGSPINGAFTAELGNFIAYSRIDYWIYGHSHRNIDRIIGNTQCVSNQLGYVSHGESESFDSKKCIDHLNRRS